From Thermoplasmatales archaeon:
TTATGAAACTAAGATATTTTCTTGAAAAGCTTGAAGATAAGGATTTTGAAACTCTTGCAGATATTTTGCAAGGTGAAGATATTTTCCAGCTAACCCAGGCAAAAATGAGCTTCTTCCTTAAAAAATTGGTTAAGAAGCCTTCCTTACTTTTGCTTGCAAAGAAGTATCTAATGTAGTTCTGAAAATAAAAATATTTTTACCAAAAATTTCAAGATAATTGCCTATTTTTATTATATTTAAAAAATAGAATGGCATGGTTACAATAAGATTTTCACTCCATTCACTTTCTTCATATAAATCTCTTGCCTTAACTTTTATTATATAGCTTCCAACTTTTTCCCATTCGTGGGTTGCATTTATAACTTCACCTTGCTTAAAAGGGCCGAGCCATTCCTTACTTCCATCCCCCCAATCAAAAAGATAGAAGAGGCAATCATTATCCATATCTGTAGAGAATGTTGAATAAATATATTTTACATTTATTTTTCCTTCGATACTTCCAGATGGTTTAGTAGGAGGGGAAGGAGGATTGTTTTCATATCCAATATCGTGCAAATTCTTCCAGTTTTGCCAGATTTCCTTTGGCTCACCATTATTTTTTCTTAGCCCGATCAATTCATTTGCGTTTTTCTCCTTTCCTTCTTCTGCCAAATCATGAAGGAAAAGCCAGCATATCATATTAACTGGTATGTCTTCTATAGCTGACAAAAACCAGGATAAAAATTCCGCTTGCTTTATTTCATTGCCTTCAATAATTGAAGAACTGCTCCATCCTATTTCAGTAAATGCTACTTTCTTTTCTCCAGTATGCTTTATTATTTCATCATAATAATTTAACGGAATATCATAAGGAGAGGTATATCCCATTAAATAAGGATAGGTTGTGAATGCTATTAAATCAATTTTATTTTTATCAAATTTATCTATTAAGAACCATGTATTTTTGTCAATAAGGTTTTCTATTTTAAATACAACCATTACTTTTGTATGTGGTGAGACACTTTTTATCGCATCATATGATTCCTCAACAAGCGAAACATAATTATCAAAATCTGGACGATTTGGCTCGTAGTTATAGAATAAATCCACTTCATTTCCTATGCTATAAAATGCTGGTTTGTAATTTTTGCTTATATTTATTAAATGATTTATCCATTTCTGGCGAAATTCATTGCTTCCTAATGTTGTATTTGCTGGCATATCTGGAGGCACATCAAGTGTGGGGGCTATTCCATATCCTTCAACATATTTCAAGCTCCAGAAATTTGTGTGGAAAACTGGAGTTAGTTTTTCTTCATAAATTAAATCAATCAACGCTTTTGTTGAAAAAGAATTTAATTTTTCCTCCTCTTCCCACCAGGAAACAGAAAGCCATAAATTTACA
This genomic window contains:
- a CDS encoding glycosyl hydrolase 53 family protein — encoded protein: MNKFVVILLLAFLLVSNTNSLTFDKRNFLMGIVATPKNYPNFTIDDLEEAYNITSDVCELVNLWLSVSWWEEEEKLNSFSTKALIDLIYEEKLTPVFHTNFWSLKYVEGYGIAPTLDVPPDMPANTTLGSNEFRQKWINHLINISKNYKPAFYSIGNEVDLFYNYEPNRPDFDNYVSLVEESYDAIKSVSPHTKVMVVFKIENLIDKNTWFLIDKFDKNKIDLIAFTTYPYLMGYTSPYDIPLNYYDEIIKHTGEKKVAFTEIGWSSSSIIEGNEIKQAEFLSWFLSAIEDIPVNMICWLFLHDLAEEGKEKNANELIGLRKNNGEPKEIWQNWKNLHDIGYENNPPSPPTKPSGSIEGKINVKYIYSTFSTDMDNDCLFYLFDWGDGSKEWLGPFKQGEVINATHEWEKVGSYIIKVKARDLYEESEWSENLIVTMPFYFLNIIKIGNYLEIFGKNIFIFRTTLDTSLQAKVRKAS